GATAATTTGAGTTGTTATACTACTGAATGATCACTATTTAATTCTTAATTTCCTTTTCTCCCCCCAACAGGCATGTTCCCAGGAAAGGAGAGTGATGACATATTTGAAGGTCATTTGGAGCGGTTGAGGAGTCTGATCCGTAAACGCACAGGTGTCTATGCTGCAGAGGAGAAAGCTCTGAGAGTCATGCTGGAGGGAGAGCAAGAAGAGGAACGCAAAAGAGACTGGGAGAAacgacagaaaaaagaaaaagagaagctGCTGCAGAAGAAGCGAGAAGTGGAGTCCATGCTTTTTGGAGGTAATTCAGAGTTTTAGTCATTGAAAATATATGGAAGTTGACAAGGCATGAGGCCTGTCCTAGTTCTTGACTATTTATCCTCTCCGTCCATGTCTTCAATAGTGCTGATCTATGACAAGGCTGGATGAGTTTCCGCACAGGCTGGAATGGATCAGTTTTAACCCTCATTTCTTGTTGAGATTGATCAATTATTTCCCCTTCAAATTCTTTTAATATGTACCTGTGACCTGCTCAACCACTATTCGGTTTCTGAGACCCAAACGGAAATAATGTAATTACCAAAAAATGTGATTCTTCAGTTTAAATGTTAATGAGTTATTATGTATTAAAAGTAAGTATGCATTAAAATGGCCTCGTGGACTCTCTGACCTCAAATGGAATATAAGGAATAATGATGGAAAGTTGTATAATTTTGGGACAAGCACAACACATTAAGGTTCAAAGCTATTTTCCGGTTGTACATTAGAAAGACACCACAAGGTGGCAGTATAAACATTTGTCAGTGCCTGCTCTATTTCAAAACGTGCATCAGTatatttaaaaaagctaaaatagaAAGAAAAGCCTTGTTTTACAAGAACAAACAGGAAGATCTGAGTTCAGATACGGTAAAATGTGCACTGTAATTGAAGAGCTTTAGTTTGATTACATGCATGTAAACTCTATATTAATgtgaaatctttttttatttaattttttttagatgaatTGCCGCCAGATCACCCTCTTCAGCCTTTCCAAGATTACTACACACAGGCAGAGCGCTCCCTTCCTGCGCTTATTCAAATAAGGTCTGTTTTAAAACCTAAGAATAACCTAAAACAACTAACAGTAACTTTCTGAGTAAATGTAGCACAACTCAAATAATTTGCTCTTATGACCTTTCCCCTGACAGGAGAGAATGGGATCAGTACCTGGTTCCTGCTGAACACCCTGATGGTACAGCAATTCCTCATGGCTGGGTTCTTCCCGACCAACCAGCTGATGACATCTGGGCCACAGCCCTGGATAAATAACACTTTTGACCCAACAGACTGTTACTTCCTTTGAGAAAACAACCAATTGTTTGGGAAAATATGTGACCAGTCTAAATGTTGCTTGTATTTGGAAGCAATTATAATTTGCGTAAAGACATTTTTTAAGACCCCTTTTAAGATTGTTCGAAAAATTTTgtcttgtgacattattttcatgacagttaagcaCATTTCCCTCAAATTCTTGTTACCATTAGGTgtacatatgtgttttttttttttttttattgccattaTTCTCATGATTCACATTATATTCTCAGTATTGTGatattgtcatttttactgtattacagtaagaAACATTCTGTAACACAATGAATCTTATTTTATTACAATCAGCATAGATTGAAGCAACAACATATATTTCCATGATATATAAATACATCATcaaaacaataattaattatacttttacatcattttgtgttgcattacagtaattagaATAATTGGCGgtattcattttcattaaagggatagttcaccaaaatgaaaattctcatcatttactcaccctcatgccatcccagatgtgtataactttctttcttctgctgaacacaaagatttttaaaggaatatttcagctctgcaggtccatacaatgcatgtgaatgttgatcagaccgttgtagctccaaaaatcacataatggaaaaagtaatctatacgactccagtgggtatatgaatccatgtcttcagaagtgatatgataggtgtggatgagaaactgatcaatatttaagtcctttttactaaaaatatccattttcactttcaaaagtaaattatgtgagaattttcatttttgggtgaactatccctttaacaaggtAATAAAAAATTTAGTTTGGGAATATATGCTTAATtgccataaaaaaatataattatgtaaaAGAGTTTAATGGTCCTTAAACAGGCTTAATTTCCTTTAATTCTCTATAAGaattattagttttttattttatttggggtGAAAAATGACCCTGTTGGCAAGTTTCGTGGGCTTCCCCCATTTATTTGAAGGATCTTCAGTCTAtatgttgaaaaaaattaataatgcaCACTGATTTTATTGCTCCAAAAATGACTTTATTGACTTAAAAAAATCAAAGTTTCAACCATATGGTCTTTGTCAGGCAAACCCCAATACAGAAGGAACCACAGTTATATTGAAACAGATTATGACATCATTAGATTATCTCAATTATCAATTATATGGtcacaggaagtacccccccccccacacttgCATACAATAtgacaacaattatttatttaaaaagtagaaGGATATGAGCattcaacaataatgaaaaatgtattcaaaactgtaatatttaaaaccatcattacaaaaaataacattgCAGAAAATGTCattgcaaaaaagtatttttatgaaATCTATCTACAGTAAATGTCTATATGTAGTCCATCTGTACATGTCACATGTTGACTTGTGTGAAATAGACAAGAGAACCTTAACTGATTACATCACACTGTTTTCCTGTGATCTGCTGAAACAGTTGATTTGGTTGTGTtgtttgcaaataaaaacatataaaaatgaaCAGACTGATTATCTGTGTATATTTAATATGACAAAACCTTttcttgtgaaaaatgtgttttcatgatCGGTTTGTAAATGTGGGTGCATCAGGATTCCTGTAGGTGTGACCATCTATGGTAAACAGCCAATGTTATGTCAGTGGATTAGTGGAGCAGAGGTAGTCAACACATGTCTGCGTGAGGTCTAGTAGAGTGACAATAACACTTTACACATCACATCACTGAGACAAGTCACACTCGGGAGAAAGGTTGGTAAACATGTATTACCCTAGAATATCATTTGTCAGTTTTATAAGCAGTTAAGGTCTAGTTTTAACTTAAATTTGTGGGACGTTCTAATTTATTTAAAACTTATGGAAAAGCAATTTAAATACAAAGAGTACAGGTTTAATAAAGTCAAAGAGgatgtttgtttaaaaatacctcttaattgacttgtattttatataaagataaaataaagtgttttataGCTTTATAATATATAACTACAAACAATATATTACTAAATAAATGCAGTATGTTACTGgttattgaaatcaaattaagtCACTAAAATGAAGCTGCTCGACtttgtataaatattaaaaaacaccAGTTTATGGTGCTCGAGTACAACATAAGGGTATTCCAAAAGTATTACAGTTAAATTATTTATGTGAAGACTTAAAGATGGCAGGTTTTGAAATGAAGCAAGATGAGacttataaaatattcagattgttttcttttttttaccattttatcaAGGTAAATACATGTATAGTTAAATGTCATTAAGTACTTAATTCAGTAGGTTTGTGACAGTAAATTGTATCATCTGGAATTCCTTTTTAATGTGCTGAATTACTAGACCAGAATGTTCATCTTTAATGTACACTAGACCTCACAGCATCAATATAATTCTTGATAACTCCCTTGCTCCCTAGATGTTCAGCTGGTTGTTTAGACAGGATAAAGTGACTTCTTTAACTTTCCATTGTACTGTCCTTCACAAGAAGGAAAACATCTTAAAAGCTTACCAAGCATCTGGCTGTTAAGACCCGGCTCAGATTGAAAATCTTAAACCATCTGCTGAATAAGGTGTGGATCATCATGTTACAATCAGATCTGAGCAGCTGTCCATCTGTTGCTAGGACATAACCCTACTGTTGCAGGAATTCCAAACAGAAGTGAACCAGTTTTACAGAACTTAAGATCTTCTTGTGACACAAAAATTGGTTATATGTGATAAAGTGCGACCTATCCCTATAAAGTTGCTGACATGTGCATGTGTCATCATCGGGTGTAGATGGTGAGACGATCAGGTGGTCATGTCTCCTTAATCTTTAATCCCTAATCCTCTAGTCTCTGTACTATTGTGTAACAAGTAAACAAATATAGCGGGAATGTTTCAGACTTGGGACACGTAGGTGTTTTCTAAGCAAGGCGGAGAACAAAatatgcaaatttataaaaacaaatatttcataAAGAAAGGCATAGTAATGGTATGTGGGGTAAATTCAGGTCAAATGGGCCACTTTTGTAGTAACACTAAACTCAATGTCAAAAAGTGGTCCAATTTGCCTGAATTCCCCCTTATTTTGACAGACAATAAGCTGTTTTGGCTTTTGAAATTATGGAACCTGATGCATTGTTTGTTATCAGACATTTCTTCATTTGCTGTTTGTGTTTTCAAATAGGGGCACAATGTCCTGTCTTGATGAGGTACCCTTCAAAATCCCTTTTGGCTTTCTTGAGGAGGCAAAAGAAGTTGTTGAGCTGATTAGAGCCCCAGAAATCACCCTGCCGGACTATCTGAATATACTGCAGGAAACTGAGGTCTGACACTCATGTTTCTTACCTGATGTTGTAGTatactgtaaaccctaataagttagcagaactGAAAAACAAATGTAGGCAATCAATTACAAGTTAATAAACTCCCAAGTTTcagatttaaattttgttttacgTGTGCATTTTAATTgctcttaaaggattagttcacccaaatattttattgttttctcacacgactttctttctttttcttaacacaaagtaAAAATTGGAATAAAATGCTCGGTtttgtcatacaatggcagtttatggtgaccacaaaaagaaaagaacacaaaagtataattcagaagtataataaataattttatgagacACATGATTGTTATTAAAGCATACTATAAGGTTTAgtgagaaacaaaatgaaatataatgttttatttagtgaaaatgttcactgaccattgatctcTTGTTCATGATGGGGCACAAGAATAGTTCATGCAGGGCCCTTGCTACTTTGGGACGTTCAAGTGAAaatctgttttgtttatctaaaaacagtctCCACAGTGAtagcgacaacagaacacaacacagctgcacataaAACAGAGTaaagaacttactaaacatgtctgaagagttgtAGTctagaattgatgcatttctatgcccagccttattttttggaAAGTTTTTGGACAGTTCACAGCAGATGGAGTTGCATGATaacgaaaatagaaaacaagctaTCGATAGAGTGTACCGATActcgtcactgctggttaggacataAACACTGATTACAATAGAAAATAAACCTTTTATTGCTTGTCATTTGCCAGTACACGGTGTGACTGCGGCTGCCTGTtgcctcctctatgtttctgtttgatttccgagtGCTCCGTTCAAAAATATAAATGGGCATAGAAAGCATAAATTCTTctactacaaactcttcagacatgctcagtaagttctgttctctgttttgtgtgcagctgtgttgtgctTTGTTGTCGCTATCACTGTGGAGAAACTGTTTTAGATAACCAAAACAAATGTAACTGTTGCTcttgtgccctatcatgaacgtgcacaggCGATCAACGGTTActcaacattttcactaaataatacattatatttcagtttgtttctcaccaaaccttataacaatcatgagtcttgTGAAATAAtttacttctgaattatacttttgtgctCTTTTAATGCTTGAAGATGTagtcactataaactgccattgtatgacatcactgagcacaaaattttttcacaattcctccctttctgttaaaaagaaaaagaaagccatATAGGGTTATTACAacataggggtgagtaaacaatgactgaattttcatttttgggtgaactacccctttaacttgaaatattgagtaagctaAACTCATTCATTTTGATGGCACTGAACTTGTAACACTTTGgctgaaattaaaatgaacatatTATCTAAACTTGAATACTTAAAAGTACTGGGTACCTAACTAGCTAGTACTTGCTAAAACTAGCTAGTTCAGTGATTGCTAGCATGCTGAATGCATGCTAATAGTTACACAATGCTAGACACTCATTCCCACAATACCTCATGTTTCTTACCTGATGTTGTAGTACACATTTACAGAGTATTATACAGTgcataaaacacatttacagttGCTCCAAACACTTGTGGCAACACATCTAAACAAATGATGTTACTTTGAACCAACTGGTCTCAATGTGATTTTTTAGTGAATGTATTATATcggttcccctcaagttcacactggTTCACAAATATGGAAATGCTGTACTAACGTTTCACAACCAAAaacctatttttattattattatattatcatgTGAAACctaacaaacatttttttaatttttgtttttataaatgttttgtttcaaaagtgtgcTTTTCACTTTCCCATTGGATGTGATGTGAAAGGCACAGCATGCCTGACTCTATGCAGTATTTTAATAGTAATTACATCAATATACTCCTAACccaaaaccccaaacctaaccataacagTACTGAAACCAAATTTGAGACCAAGCTATTCACTTTATTTCTGTGCTAATATAGTCTCTCTATGTAGCCAGAGATCAAAAGGTATGTGAAATCAAAGGCACAGTGGGGGAGATGTTCGGGGCATAAACATTGGCCACATGGTGGCTCTTGTCTGTAATTTGAAAAATTGGGTTTACTTTAAATGAGAAAAACCAATATAGCCTAATGTCAACCTGTATTCATTTGTACAAGATGgagaaatcgtaagatattgtacgACTTGACTCATACAAAAAGCAGACCAACCAATcatcaaacagaatttcaaatcaatcAACAAacattcaattgaataacaaatttccatctaccggtaattgaattgaatagacttgaagaaaatgtaattaattaaacttgcattttgtaagatttgtacaatttattttgttaaagattaggcaattcaattagatggaaatttgttattcaattgaaatcagtacatcttgaaaataggctcAAATATTTGTTTGAGTGTAACAAACAATGCATCAGGTTCCATAATTTCAAATACTAAAACAATGCATCTTATGACTTATACTTccacaaataaaacaacaaatagtGTTATTACATTATTTCCAAAGTTtaatccctaacccaaacctaaaacctaaccatgaagtctaaccccttacctaAACCCTTAAACAGATTAAGATATTTTGAAAGACACATGTGAGATCATGGGCTTTTTTCTCAGGAGGCAAATCTGAGAAGCATGTTGTGTGTGTACTACATTATTCAAAGGGTACTCTGAGTCTATGCTAATACAAACTGAATGTGTTTGAAGCTGTTCCCAAGATCTTTAAGTTCCCAAAAGAGCATCTGTGACTTTCGTCAACTGCATTAAGCTCAATGTAATTTGCCAAGAGCATCCACTGATTGCACCAGCCATTGGCCTTAATGTAATTGTCACCGAGTGCAGGCTGTCACTAACAAGGTCATGGGAAAATACAAAGAGAGCTGTAACATGCATTTTGATGTAAGTGTATCCCTGCCACCTCAGACCTTTTCTCATCTGCAATTTCTCTACCATAGTTGTATAATTACACTGACACATAATCTATCTAGTACTGTTTATCTAACCCAGAGGTGTACAATCAACATGAAGTCCAACTTACACCatcaaaaatacagtataattaCATCTCTGAATACAAAAACTCAAATTATAAGGGAATTTGTCTGATCGAAAAGGTCCACTGTTGCAATCTATTGAATATTATTGATGTAATTGGTACTGTAGATCAATCTGGATAAAATGCACAAAATTCCTTAAGGTGTTTTACTGGCCAAGGTATTTGCAAAGAAAATATATTGCCGTCTGAGGTGATTACTATCTAATCAGAAATAAGCTAACGTGAACCTTTTATGGGTATGTAATGAACTTAGTCATTTGTCACACATCTGTCCAAGAACAATATTTTGTACCTAACTTGGAGCATTGCATGCATAATTTCAATGTTACTGACATGCATGGGATGAAAATTGTGTAATATTTGGCTGGCGTATCTGCCTTCATGGTACTCTACAATGCATAATGCTGATACTGGCTAATAAGACAAATTTTACTAATATTCAGTGGGATTCCCATAGCATTACTTCATAACCTGCATTCATATAATACAATATTGGCTCAATATTGTTCACacagaatatacaatatacacacaaaGTTCACACAGAAATTACTTCATGTCGGAAAATCATATCTGGGCTTAGTTCAGAATGTATGCAATTTTCAGAAAGTCTTCCTTTATTTAAAACGATATTcaacataaattatttatttttttttaaataaataataattattttttaatttaacccTGCCTTTGTTTGGGGATATAAAAGACATCTGTATGTTTTTTTGCTGCTATTGTATATGACTGTCTTTAAAATGTATGAgccattgtcatttgtttttatacacatttttttacacaaacctactGCAATGTCAGCAATGTACCATTTGGAACAACTAAAGGAATGTTTTTCATGGGAAATGTGTTTCAGCATTGtgcttattagtggtgcttgctaaggcaaccATCACTATTACTGTTGCTTGTTCTAAGGGTTAGGGATTAAGGGTTAGGTTCAACCCTTACCATACATCTCGCCCCGCACATTTGTGCTATAGACCTAAATGACTCCTAAAGTCATTTAGGTTGTTGAGGCGAGGTAATCTATTACtttttatgcaattaaacatattatttttgCCTAACAGgccaataaaatacaataaacttGCTGGAAGAACCAagtctagggaccagaatatggTTTTGGGGATGGGTTATTTTGCCTTGTGTCAGAAGCAAATACCTAgcacaaccactcagaacatcttaacATCATGGCAACCAGTTTTGCTAGGGCAAGAACCTCTCCCGTTTTCCTTACATAATGTAAAAACCTAGTTATGTCAAGGATGATACCAAGGCAAAAAATGTTGTGTCAGAATTGTGATTGGTCGGTTACCATGTTCCCATTATTTTCAAACCTTATGTCCATATTGATGAAGATTTTGCCTGTGAACCGCAAGTTAAGAAAAACAATGGATTCAATTTCATCTGTTGATGATAATTTGTCAAactgaagtttaaagtagtctcttttgtgttttaatgtttacagtatgtattcaGCCTTGAGAACTGGGTTCTCACGGGTCTCCAGGGTGGTTATTCGACCCTCCATCCCAGCTTCTCATGTGAGCAGATGGCCACCTGTCCTCCCTACTGGATGATGTTCAGCAGCCCTCAGATGAGCAGGTTAGCCAGCCGCTGGAGCAGTGACTTCTGGGAACCCAACCCACGTCCCCGCAGCCGCAGCTTAAATGCGGCCCACTACCGCGCCTTAAACGACCGAGAGAAATTCACCATCTCAGACTCAGAAGATGATGAATTAACAGAAGATAGGACCTACCTTGCTGAGACTTATCAACAGCCCAAACGGGATAGTTTGGGTCTACTAAGGCAAGGGCAGGGTTTAAAAGACTTGAGCACTTGCAGATCATCACATCTTCTAAACCTGCCTTCACCTTGCAGCCTCTCTACACAGCGTAAGGGGAACATCCGGCGGTCTTCACTCTGCAAGCCtacttcacccaaaaagaatTTCCAGAGGAGCCAGAGTTCTGCTGGACATACCAGAGTGTCCTTCGCAATCTCAACCAACAACTTGCAGTCTGAATGCATTTCTACACTTAAACACAACACACCCAACCCAAAGGTAACTTACATTTCAACTGTTCACCTGGTCATTTACTCTTAATTAAAGTGATATTAATTTTCTTGCTAACTTTTAGGACAAAGGCCCTTTCCCACATGCAACATGATCAAAATGGAATcaacatattgcttctgaatgttTATGTACCTTGAAATCAACCCCAAATTGCCAAATTAGTGACAAACGCCACCAACTATCAGATATTTTTGGAGGTTATCACCTTTCCCTCTGGCACATAAAGACAAGTGAACACTGCAATCGGAGACTTCTAGTTGTAGACCTGTTGCTGATTTAAAACATCAAAGACAAGGCTTTATGCGAGCAACATCTgtgacacaggttctggtcccatgggaactgcaccatttgtgctatggacatgaataatACTTCAAATCATATGGCTCAATGTGACTTTggtgacagtaggtcaaaagttattTTGTGCTTAATGAAATTTGAAACATTGTCCCCAGTAGCCAAAGGTGgaagtgttaaatcaacagcatttgtgtcataatgttgattaccactaaaatacattttgaatcattcctccttttcttggGTCAATAATAGTGAACgttgccaatttttggagggtttgaacacagaaatgtgaagcttataattttataaaagcacttgcgttaattcttctgtattatttgagcagtaaagttgtttaaattgtaatttttacagtcgttttacggtttgttgacattacattgtcatggtaacgaagttgtaaaattgcttataactttacacagaaaaggtttgtacgTAATTGTGACACGCGcccaaaggaagggacggaaacaagtctctgcttaaggggtaagcttttatttttctattacacTCTCTGGTTCTGCGTTTtttcttggacgggttgtcgctcccatgctccgtcactgctgcccttttatgccgctctcctcatgttactgaaattagagacaggtgttagtcatcattttagctcaggtgtgagcgcccttaccgcttgtctctcccggacgggcgcttgaccacgcccccgctgccacatacccccaccgcccgactcaggccggggcgtcatccggcctgcctaccactcccccccatttctggagaggaagtcagcggcagccatctgcacccccagtctgtggaccaccttgaacttaaaaggctggagggccagataccaacgggcgttagtatctttcatgcggtggagccac
The sequence above is a segment of the Xyrauchen texanus isolate HMW12.3.18 chromosome 2, RBS_HiC_50CHRs, whole genome shotgun sequence genome. Coding sequences within it:
- the ubap1lb gene encoding ubiquitin-associated protein 1-like, translating into MSCLDEVPFKIPFGFLEEAKEVVELIRAPEITLPDYLNILQETEYVFSLENWVLTGLQGGYSTLHPSFSCEQMATCPPYWMMFSSPQMSRLASRWSSDFWEPNPRPRSRSLNAAHYRALNDREKFTISDSEDDELTEDRTYLAETYQQPKRDSLGLLRQGQGLKDLSTCRSSHLLNLPSPCSLSTQRKGNIRRSSLCKPTSPKKNFQRSQSSAGHTRVSFAISTNNLQSECISTLKHNTPNPKVQGSSYSPAPSRPLSSHATILDSSVELLSALSQEERELLAAVTGQGYPLRTAIITLQKRGQQSPEQILSYLVACDRLCELGYDEVQVEEALEMFQNCETKAEEFLHLLAQFNEMGFQQNTIKEVLLVHENHKERALEELMTRVA